The nucleotide sequence TCGACCCAGCGGCCGGCGACCTTGGCGAAGAGCGGGCCGGAGACGGCGATGACCGGGATGGCGACGAGCACGCCGAGGCCGAGGGTGATGCCGAGGTTGGCCTTGAGCGCGTCGATGGCGACGAGGGGGCCGGGGTGCGGCGGCACGAGGCCGTGCATCGCCGAGAGGCCGGCCAGGGCCGGGATGCCGACCTTGACGATGGAGACCTGGGCCCGGCGGGCGACGAGGAAGATGACCGGCATCAGGAGGACGAGGCCGATCTCGAAGAACATCGGCAGGCCGATGATCGCGCCGACGCCGGCCATCGCCCACGGGAGGGTCCGCTCGGTGGAGCGGCCGATGAGGGTGTCGACGATCTCGTCGGCGCCGCCGGAGTCGGCGAGGAGCTTGCCGAACATCGCGCCGAGGGCGATGAGGGTGCCGACGCCGGCCGCGGTGGAGCCGAAGCCCTTGGTGAAGGAGTCGACGACGTCGCTCATCGCGACCCCGGCGACGGCGCCGACGGTGAGCGAGCCGAGCGTCAGGCCGAGGAAGGGGTGGATGCGGAAGCGCGTGATGAGCACGACGATGACCGCGATGCCGAGCAGCGCGGCCGGGACGAGGCGGCTCGCGGGGATGCTCTGCGCGGCCTCGTCGGCGGCGGTGAGGGCCGGGAAGAGCAGCCCGTGGAGGTCGGTGGTCGTCATCGGAGGGAGCCGTCCTTCGGGGCGAGGATCTGGAGGGAGTGCTCGACGAGGTCGTCGACGGGGGCGCTGACGTCGAGCGCGGTGCCGAGCTCGTCGGCCTGGAGCGGCTCGAGCGTGGCGAACTGGCTGTCGACGAGGGCCGTCGGCATGAAGTGGCCGGGCCGGCCGGCCATCCGGGCGGCGATGACGTCGCGGTCGCCGTGGAGGTGGATGAAGTACGCGTGGGTCGCGTGCTCGCGCAGCAGGTCGCGGTAGGACCGCTTGAGCGCCGAGCAGGAGACGACTCCCCCGCCGGCGGTGTGCGCGTCGAGCCACGAGGCGATGGTCCGCAGCCAGGGCTCGCGGTCGTCGTCGGTCAGCGGGATGCCGGCGGACATCTTCGTGACGTTCTCCGGCGGGTGGAAGTCGTCGGCGTCCGCGAAGGGCACCCGGAGCCGCTGGGCGAGCGCAGCACCCACGGTCGTCTTGCCGGATCCGGACACCCCCATCACGACGACGAGGGGGGACTGGCTGGTGGTGGTCATGCTGCGCGACTCCTGTGTCGGCGGGCCCTCGGCGTCGAGGGCGGGTCGTCACACAGGATGGACCCATAAATCTGCTTTATCAACCCCTGAGCCTGAGAAAGTCTCATGAGTCACGTCCAGCAGAGGCTTACATCGGCGTCTGGCACCCTTGCCCGCATGGCCACGCCTCCCCGCTCCGCGCCGGGCCGCCGCCCGCCCACCCCGGGCCTGCACGCCGGGGTCCTCGACGCCCTCGGCGCCGAGATCGTCTCCGGCGCGGCGCCCGAGGGCTCGGTGCTGCGGATCGACCGGCTCGACGAGCGCTTCGGCGTCTCGCGCTCGGTCGTCCGCGAGGCCGTGCGGGTGCTGTCGGCGATGGGCCTGGTCGAGACGCGGCGCCGGGTCGGGGTGCTCGTGCAGCCGCGCTCGGCGTGGAACGTGTTCGACCCCACCGTGATCCGCTGGCGCCTGGACGGACCGGGGCGCGAGGAGCAGCTGCTCTCGCTCGGGGAGCTGAGGCGCGGCGTCGAGCCGGTGGCGGCAGGGCTGGCGGCGCAGCGCGCGACGGGCGAGCAGTGCGCCCGGATGGCCGCCGCCGTCATGGAGATGCAGGTGCAGGCCAAGGCGCGGGACCTCGTCGCCTACCTCGCCGCCGACCAGGACTTCCACCGGGCGATGCTCGAGGCCTCCGGCAACGAGATGCTCGCCGCGCTCGCCGGTGTCGTCGACGAGGTGCTCGCCGGGCGCACCCACCACGACCTCATGCCGGCCCGCCCGAACCCCGACGCGATCCGGCTGCACTCCGAGGTCGCGCAGGCCATCGGCGCCGGCGATGCGGTGGCCGCGTCCTCGGCGATGGCGGCCATCATCGACGAGGCCAGCGCCGCCCTGCGCGCCACCACCCCCGACGCCTGACCACCCCTCCCGCGGAGCGGTTTCCCGACTGATTGCGAGTTTCGCCGCTCGACGCGCCGCAGCCAGGCGTGTCGAGCGGCGGAACCCGCAATCAGTGGGCTGGAGGAGGGGCGGGAAAGTTTTCTGCGGGGGGATGTATCAGGGCTGGCGGGGGCCTCTCCTTCCCCTCGACGGCGGGCAGCAGGGGCTCGCCGGTCGGCCGCTCGCAGGGTCCGGGAGACGGGCAGGGGCGTTCGACGTGGTCCACCGCATCGGTGCGCAGGGGCGCCGGCGTCGTGGACGGGCGGGGTGGTCGGGAGCAGGGCCCGGCCGCCCCGCTGCGTCGTGCCCGCGGTCAGTCGAGCGGCAGCAGGTGGTGGCGCTCCCCCGCCTCGCGGTGGCCGCGCACGGCGTCGCTGCTCCGGTCGGACAGGACGCTGCGCCGGCTGCGGCTGGAGAGCAGGCAGCGGTCGCTGCGGTCGGAGAGGGCCGAGAACATCGACATGCTCGAGAACGCCGAGGCCACGCTCATCGACGACCCGAGGCTGAGCACGGAGGCGAAGCTGCCGACGCTGGCGATGCTCAGCACCGAACCGACGCTGCCGACGGACAGGATGCTGCCGCGGGAGCCGATGGACAGGAAGCTGTCGGTGGAGCGGATGCACCACCGGCCGCGCAGCCGGGCGGGGAGGTCGGGCACGTGCCCGACGCTACGCCGGTCGGCCTCTGCTGCGCAGGGCCTCGGCCCCCGACCTCGCGACGCCGGGCGCGACGGCCCGCAGCGAGCGACGTCGCCGCCCGACGGCGCCCCGAGCGTCGGGCACGGCGAACGACGTCAGGGGACGACGAGGTCCGAGCGGGCGCGTGAGGTGACGTGGACCGTGATGCTCACGCCGAGCTCGCGCAGGACTCCGCCGACGAGCGGCAGCTCGGCCTCTCCGCTGAGGTCGACGACGGCGGTCCGTCCGTCGGGACTGCCGGTCGCCCGGCCGAGGCGCCAGGCAGTGACCCCGGTCGGCCGCTCGACGGAGTCGAGGTAGGCCGCGGCCCGCGCCCGCACCGAGCCCGTGCTCAGGGGGACGGAGTCGCCGACCCCGTCGCGGTAAGCCCCCTCGTCGAGGGCGCCGGCCGCGGCCAGCGAGGCACCGTCCGCGGCGTCGAGCAGGCGGATGCGTACGAGGTGCGCGGACGTGACGGCGACCGTCCCGGCGACGAGCGTCACCGCGACGACGACGAGACCGAGGAAGTAGACGGTGATCGTGCCGCGCTCGTCGCGGACCTCCCGCGGCGGCGGTCTCACGGCAGCACCCGGAAGCGGTCCACGGTCGAGACCTGCGAGGCCGAGACCGGGACGCTGAGCGGCAGCGCGTCCTCGAGGAACGCGGGGACGAGCGGGAGCGGGACGCGCACCGTGGCCGTCGTCTCGACCCGACCGTCGGGCCGCAGGCAGGGTGAGCCGTCGCAGGCGATGGTCAGGGTGCCCGTGTCCTCGAAGCGCTGGTCGAGGAAGGAGATCCGGGCAGCGGCCCGGGCCCGGGCGAGGGCGTCCTCCCCCACGTCGCTCGTCACGTACGCCCGCCCGGCCTCCCGGGCCGCCTGGCTGACGGTGAAGGCACCGGCCTGCACGCGGGCGAGCATGAAGACGAGGTAGACGAGCGGCAGGAGCAGCAGCACCCCGAGCATGACGAGCTCGACGACGGCGCTGCCCGACTCCGCGCGCTGCACCCGGCCGCCATGTCGAGGTCGTGCGGTCCTCGCACCACCTGCGGGGCTCACTGGTCCTCCCGGAAGGCGCGACCCACGACGCCGAGGCGCCCCTCGGGGCCGAGGAGCCCGAGCACGGGGAGCGGTGCGACGACCTCCACCTCGACGACGCGGACGCCGGAGACGGTCGACTCGCGGGCCCGCACCGACCGGGCGTAGCGCTCCGAGAGCGAGGCGCCGACGAGCGACCTGGTGCGGGCCTCGGCCTCCCCGGGGAGCGCATCGGCGCGTGCCCCCGCACGGGCCCCCTCCGAGGCGCACGAGATGAGCGTGTTGCGCACGTGGAGCACGAGTCCCAGCTGGACCAGTGCGAGGAAGATCGCGGTGAGGAGCACGGACACCAGGACGAAGTCGACGACGGCCGCTCCCCGCTCGGCCCGTGGGGTTCCGGACACGGCGACGAGGGTCAGCCGGTCACCGACGACAGCGCGCTCTTGAACAGGGCCACGAGCTGTTCGCGCGCGACGGCCCACAGCACGGTGACGAGGCCGGCGGTCATGAGAGTGATGAGCACCCAGCCGGGGACGTCGCCGCGTTCGGCGCGGCGCTCGGCCCGGCCGAGGGTGTGGAACACGACGCCCTGCAGTCGGGCGGCGAGGTGGGAGGTGCTCATGGTCGTCCTCTCGTGGGTCAGATCGTGAAGCGGAAGAAGGTGTAGCCGGGGAAGACGAGGAACAGGACCGTGACGGGGAGGATGAGAAAGACGACGGGGACCATCATCGCGATCTCCTTCTTCCCCCCGGCCTCCATCAGCGAGCGCCGTCCCTCCTCGCGGACGTCCTGCGCCTGGGCGCGCAGCACGTCGGCGAGGGGGGTGCCGCGCTGGACCGCGACGACGATGCCGTCGACGAAGCGACGCAGGCTCGGGAGCCCGGAGCGGTCGGCGAGCCCCTGGAGCGCGGTCGGCAGGTTCGCGCCGGCGCGCGCGTCGGCGAGGCAGCGGCGCAGCTCCGCCGCCAGCTCTCCCTGCGAGAGGCGACAGACCCGTTCGAGCGCACCGACCGCACCCTCGCCGGCACCGACCGCGAGGGCGAGCAGCTCTGCGACGGTGGGGAACTCGGCCAGCATCCGCCTCTCCCGCCGTTCGGCGCGCAGCGTGAGCAGGTAGTCGGCGCCGGTGACGCCGAGGCCGAACCCGATGGCCGTCAGAAGGAGGACCGTCACGACCGAGCCGCCGCGGGCGACGGCCAGCAGGATGCTGGAGGTGGCCGCGACGACCGCCGCCCCGATACCCCAGAGCACCTGCTCCGCGCGGAACCGGTCGACGTCCGCGGCTCCTCCCGCCCGCAGCTGCCGACTCCTCACGGAGGCAGCTCCCCCGAGCACCCGGTCGACCCCACGACCGAGGTCGCGCAGGACCGGCGCCGCGACGGTGGCGAGGGCGCCACCCACCGGCCGGTCCTCGAGCAGCCGCGACGGCCGGGGCGTGTCACGCAGGTAGGGCAGCACGCGGTCGGACAGCCCACGACGCCGGTTGCGCGGCAGCCGGACCCACACGAGCAGCAGCCCCAGCCCGGCGACGAGCCCCAGGAGCGCACCGGTCCGGGCGAGGTCGCTCATCGCAGCACCCGCTGGTCCTCGGGCAGGCGCCCGATGCGCATCATCACCCAGTACGCGAGCGCGGTGACCGCTGCACCGACCGCGAGGACCGCGGCCCCCAGGCTCGTGGCGTAGGCCTGGACCGACTCGGGTCGCGTCGACATCATCGCGAGGACGGCCCACGGCGCGGCCACGGCGAGCCGGGCCGCGTTGACCGTCCACGACTGCCTGGTCTCGAGCTCGGCGCGCGTGCGGGCATCCTCGCGCAGGAAGCCCGAGAGGGTCCGCAGGAGGCGTCCGAGGTCGCTGCCGCCGACCTCCCGCGCGATGCGCAGGCTTTCGATCAGGCGGTCGCCGACGGGGTCGCTGAGCCGCTCCCTGAGGCGGTCGAGGCAGTCGGAGAACCGACCGGTCAGCCGGTAGTCCTCCGCGAACCGACGGAACGGCTCGCGCAGCTCCTCGGGTCCGCGATCGCCCAGCTGGGCGAGGGCCTCCGGCAGGGCCATCCCGGCGCGGACGGCCGAGACGATGTTGTCGACCGCTTCGGGCCACAGGTCACGGAGCACCGCACGGCGACGGCGCGCACGGCGTCGGACGAGGAGCAGCGGCAGCGCCCCGGCCATCGCCGCGAAGCAGACGGCGATCGGCAGCACACCGACGACGAACCAGCCGAGCGCGAGGACGAGGACGAACGCGACGCCGCACGCGGCGAGCAGGGTGCCGACGCGCAGGCCCCGGAACCCGGCCTGCACCACCTCGTCACGCAGCACCTCGAGCGGACCCACCGTGCTCGCGCGCCGGCGTTCGCCCGGCTCGGGGACCCAGCAGCTCCACCACACGAGGAACACCCCGACCCCGAAGGCCAGCCCCGGCAGCAGGCCGGTCACGACGTCGCCGGTGCCAGCAGGGCGGCAAGGTCGTGCCCCGCGCGCTCGAACCGGTCCTCGTGGGGCGGGAACCCGTCCGCCCGCACGAGCTCGCCGCGCCGGCGCACGAAGAGGTCGGCGATCTCGACGACGTCCTCCTCGGCCCGCCCGGGGACGGCGGCGATCTCACGGACGGTCCGGCGGCCGTCCCGCTCGAGCGCCGCGTGCACGACGAGGTCGATGGACGAGGCGACCGTCGGCACGACGAAGCGGGCCGAGACGTTCTCGCCCGCGAGCAGCGGGAGCGTGCACATCTTGGTCACCGCCTCGCGAGCGCTGTTGGCGTGGATCGTGCACATGCCCGGCAGCCCGGAGTTGAGCGCGATGAGCAGGTCGAGGCTCTCGGCCTGACGCACCTCACCGACGATGATCCGCGACGGCCGCATCCGCAGCGCCTCCTTGACGAGGCGTCGCAGAGGGACCTCGCCGGTGCCCTCGAGGGACGGCTGGCGGCACTGCATCGAGGCGACGTCGCGGTGCGGGATGCGCAGCTCGAAGACCTCCTCGCAGGTGACCACCCGCTCGCGCGCCGGCACGGCGGAGGCGAGGCAGTTGAGGAGGGTCGTCTTGCCGGCCTGGGTTCCTCCGGAGACCAGGATGTTCAGCCCGGCCGCGACGGCGGCCTCGAGGAAGCGGGCCGCCTGCGGCGTGAGGCTGCCCAGCCGCACGAGGTCGTCCATCGAGTCGGCCTTGACGACGAACTTGCGGACGTTGACGTACCAGTGCTCCCGGGTGATGTCGGGGATGACGACGTGCAACCGGCTGCCGTCGGGCAGGACGGCGTCGACGAAGGGGGAGCTGAGGTCGACGCGGCGCCCGGAGGACTTGAGCATCCGCTCGACGAGGTCACGCACCTGCTCCTGGGTCAGCAGGGTGGTCGTCAGCTCGGCGATGCCGTCGCGGGCCACGAACACCCGTGAGGGCTCGTTGACCCAGATCTCCTCGACGTGCGGGTCGTCGAAGTACTGCTGCAGAGGACCGAAGCCGGCGACGCTGTCCCACACCGCTTTCGACGCCGCGGCGAGGTCGGGGATCACCGCCATCCCTCCGTGCATCGACCGCTCGTCGTAGTCGCTGACGGCGTCCTGGACGAGGCGACGCACGGCCGGCTCGTCGCGTGCCGGGTCGAGGTTGGAGCGGCGGATCAGCTCGCGGACCTCGGTCTCGAGCGCTCGGACGGCGTCCATCCCCGGCACCTCCCCCTTCCCCGTGGCCGCCCGTCCGGCCCACGTCCTGGGTACACCCAACACCGCCGGGCCGCCGCGCGCGACCCCTCAGATGGTCCTGTGGATAACCCGACCGGCATGGCGGGGGAGACGTCTAGCGTCCGCGCCATGGAGATCAGGGCCACCGTCCACGTGCCCCGGCGCGCCGAGGCCGTCGAGGTCGCCGTCCGCTGGAGCGGGGCGGCGACAGCGGGCGACCTGGAGGACGCCGTCGCGCGGTGCCTCGGGGTGTCCGTCCCCGGCCTGCTCCACGACGGAGCGCCCGTGGCCACGACGGCGCGGGTGGGCTCGCCCCCGCTGCTGCACGGGGCCTCGCTCGTCGTCGCCGACCCCTCGGCACCACCGGACGCCTCGCTCCCCCGGCCTCCCGGCCCTCTCCGCGCTGCGGCCCCGGCCGCCGTGCTCCTCGCGACCGTGGCCGGGCCCGACGCCGGACGATCCGTCCCGCTCCGACCACCGGGCCTGAGCATCGGACGCTCCGCAGGGGCCGACCTGCAGCTCGCCGACGCGTCCCTCAGCCGCGTGCACTGCCGGATCGAGGCCGACCCCTCGGGCGTCCGCGTCCGCGACGTCGGGTCGACCAACGGCCTGACCGTCGACGGGCGGCGGGTCGAGGGAGCCGTCGAGGTCGACACCACCTCCGAGATCGGCATCGGCGCCTCGGTCCTGCGCCTGCGGCGAGCCGCTCCGCCGGGGCCACCGCGACGGCACCCAGGTGACGGGACCGCCCGCGTCGTCCCGGCGACGGCGCCCGCGCCCCGCCGTCGCGCCCCGACGCTCACGGCGCCACCAGCCCCCACGGCTCCCCCACGCGCCCGCCTGCCGTGGGTCGCGGCCCTCGCGCCCCTGCCGATCGTCCTCGTCCTCGCCGTCGTCGTCGGGCCGCAGGTCCTCGCCTTCGCGCTGCTCGGCCCCGTCGTGCTCCTGAGCACCGGCCTCGGGGACCGGGTGGGAGGGAGACGACGCCACCGTCATGCCCTCGCGGATCACGACCTCGCCCTGGCCCGCCACCGCGACACGGTCGCCGCCGCGATCGCCGCCGAGCGAAGGCTCCGCCTGGCCGAGCACCCGGACGCCCATGAAGTCCTCCAGACGGCCGAGCAGGGTGGCCCGGGGTTGTGGAGCCGGGTCGAGGGCCCCGTGCTGCGCCTGGGGCTCGGTCGCGTCGAGGCGGACCTGACCGTGGTCGGACCCGAGGGCCAGGAGAGCCACCCCGGGCTCGAGGCCACGCCGGTGCGGCTGGACCTCGGGAGCGTCGGTTCGCTCCACGTGGTCGGAGCCCCGGAGGACACCGCGCCGGTCCTCAGACACCTCGTCGGCCAGGTCGTCACGGGCCACGGACCGCGGTCGGTGTCCGTCCGGGTCCTCGCGGCGGACGGCACCGACTGGACCTCGCTCGGGCTCCTCCCGCACGCCCAGGGCTGTGGCAGAACGCTGCTCGTCATCCCCGATGCGACCGCTCCCGGCGCCGCCGAGGCCGCCGGCAGCACGGTGCAGGACGGCGGGATGTGCCTGTCCGCCGGGCCCGTCGCCCCCGGGGCCGGAGCGGTGCTGAGCCACCGCGGCGGCGGGCGCTTCCGGCTCGCACGAGAACCGTCCGAGCCGGAGGTCGGCACCGACCTCGTCCCGGACGGCACCTGCGCCGGATGGCTCGACCGCGTCGTGCGCGCGCTCGCCCCCCTGCGCGAGGACGGCGCCGGGGCCTCGCTGCTCCCGTCGACCGTGACGCTCGCGGAGCTCACCGGCCTCGACGGCGACCCGGACACGGTCCTGCGGCGCTGGGCGACGTCCACGGCACCGACGGCCACCCTCGGGCTGGACGCCGACGGCCCGTGGCGCCTCGACCTGCGCCGCGACGGACCGCACGTGCTCGTCGGCGGGACGACGGGCTCGGGCAAGTCCGAGCTGCTGCGCACCCTCGTGACGGGCCTCGCCCTCGACTCCCCGCCCGACGACCTGACGATGATCCTCGTCGACTTCAAGGGCGGCGCAGCCTTCGGCCCGTGCATCGACCTGCCCCACGTCGTCGGGCTCGTGACCGACCTCGACGCGCAGCTGGTCGACCGCATGCTCCTCTCGCTGTCCGCGGAGCTGCGCCGCCGTGAACGCGTCCTCGCCGAGCTCGGTGCGGCCGACCTCGACACGGCGCGGCGGGGCCGGCCCTCGTCGGGCGAGCCGCTCCCGAGGCTCGTCGTGGTGGTCGACGAGGTACGCGCCCTCGTCGACGAGCATCCCGACGCGGTCGCCGCCCTCGTCCGGCTCGCCGCGCAGGGCCGCTCGCTCGGCATCCACCTCGTCCTCGCGACGCAGCGTCCGACGGGCACGCTGGGCTCGGAGGTGCAGGCCAACGTCTCCCTGCGCATCGCCTTCCGGGTCCGCGACCGCGGGGACTCCTCCCTCGTCGTGGAGTCCGACGACGCGGCCCTCATCCCCGCGAGCCTCCCGGGGCGCGGTGTGCGGCGCGGGGGCGACGGGGTCCTGCGTCCCTTCCAGGCGGCGCTGGTCGCGCCGGCGCGGACCACTGCCCCGGTGGTCGAGGTCCATGCCGTCGACCCGTCGTCGGGCGGCGCCCACGGGCACCACGGCGACGGGGACGGAGCGCTCCCTGCTCACCCGCCGGGCGGGCTCCGGACGCAGCCGTCGACGACGACCCGCGACGACGAGGTCCGCGCCGTCGTCGACCTCGTCCGGCGCGCGGCGCAGGCCCTCGGGTCCGCCCCGCCCCGACGTCCCTGGCTCCCACCCCTCCCGGCCGTGGCGCCCCTCGCGCACCACCCCCACGGCGTCGTCGCCCTCGTCGACGAGCCCGACCGTCAACGTCGCAGCACCTGGGGATGGTCCGCCGACGTCGCGGGGTGGCGGGTCACGGGGGCCTCCGGCAGCGGGCGGACGACCGCCCTGCGCACGCTCGTGCTCGCCGCCCTGGCCGCCGAGCCGGCGCTGACCGAGGTCCAGGTGATCGCACCGCCGGGGCTCGAGGACCTCATGATGCTGCCCGCGGTGGGGTCGGTCGTCGATCCCGGCGACCCGAGCGCTGTGGATGCGCTGCTGACGCACCTCGAGGATTCCACCCGCGGTGAGCGCGGTCGCCGGGTCCTCCTCGTCGTCGACGGGGTCGACCGGCTCGACGACGACGCGAGCACGGCCTCGGCGCGCGAGCGCCTGCTCCGCCTGCTGCGCGACACCCCGGTCACGGGGCTGCTCTCCGGTGGACGCGAGCTGCTCCGGCCGACGTGGTCGGCGCTCGGGGGCGAGACCCTGCTGCTCGGTCGGCCCGACGTGCTGGACGCCGCGCTGCTCGGGCTCCCGGTCGTGCCCGTCTCCTCCACCCCTCCGGCCGGTCGGGGGTGCCGGCCCCGGGAGCAGCGGGAGGCCCAGGTCCTGCTGGCCGCCCCCGCCGACGTCGCGGCGGCAGCCGGCCGGTCGTCCGGCCTGACCCCACCGTGGACCTACCGCCCCTTCCCGCCGAGCGTCACCCGGACGGCGGTCCTCGACCGGGTCGAGGCGGCAGAGCCCGACGCGCTGCTCCTCGGGCTGGCCGGGGCGCAGGCCCTCCCGTGGGGCTGGCGGCCCGGGCACCACGGGCGCCTCCTCCTCGTGACCGGGCGGGTGCGCTCCGGACGCTCCGGCTGCCTGCGGGTCCTCGCCCGGTCGGCCACGGACGCCGGACGTCCCGTCGTCCTCGTCGTGGCGGACCCGCGGGTCGCCTGCGCCCGGACCGACCCGGGCACCCGGTCCTGGGAGGTGCTGGGCCCGGACGACACCGACCGGCTCGTCGCGCTGCGCACCCGTCACCCGGACCTGCTGGTCCTCGTCGACGACGCCCACCTGCTCGACGACGCACCCGTCCGGCCGGCGCTCGAGGAGATCGCCTCGCTCGTCGACCGGGACGCCGGCGCGCTCGCCGTGACCTCGCCGGCCCGCACGCTCGCCGCGCGGGTCCGGGGGCTCGACGTCGTCGCCGCACGCCGCGGGACCGCGCTGCTCCTCCGGCCGGGGCCGGACGACGCCGCGCTCGTCGGCGCCTCCCGCGCCGCCGTGAC is from Arthrobacter sp. NEB 688 and encodes:
- a CDS encoding ATPase, T2SS/T4P/T4SS family, producing the protein MDAVRALETEVRELIRRSNLDPARDEPAVRRLVQDAVSDYDERSMHGGMAVIPDLAAASKAVWDSVAGFGPLQQYFDDPHVEEIWVNEPSRVFVARDGIAELTTTLLTQEQVRDLVERMLKSSGRRVDLSSPFVDAVLPDGSRLHVVIPDITREHWYVNVRKFVVKADSMDDLVRLGSLTPQAARFLEAAVAAGLNILVSGGTQAGKTTLLNCLASAVPARERVVTCEEVFELRIPHRDVASMQCRQPSLEGTGEVPLRRLVKEALRMRPSRIIVGEVRQAESLDLLIALNSGLPGMCTIHANSAREAVTKMCTLPLLAGENVSARFVVPTVASSIDLVVHAALERDGRRTVREIAAVPGRAEEDVVEIADLFVRRRGELVRADGFPPHEDRFERAGHDLAALLAPATS
- a CDS encoding pilus assembly protein TadG-related protein, which codes for MRPPPREVRDERGTITVYFLGLVVVAVTLVAGTVAVTSAHLVRIRLLDAADGASLAAAGALDEGAYRDGVGDSVPLSTGSVRARAAAYLDSVERPTGVTAWRLGRATGSPDGRTAVVDLSGEAELPLVGGVLRELGVSITVHVTSRARSDLVVP
- a CDS encoding gluconokinase, with the translated sequence MTTTSQSPLVVVMGVSGSGKTTVGAALAQRLRVPFADADDFHPPENVTKMSAGIPLTDDDREPWLRTIASWLDAHTAGGGVVSCSALKRSYRDLLREHATHAYFIHLHGDRDVIAARMAGRPGHFMPTALVDSQFATLEPLQADELGTALDVSAPVDDLVEHSLQILAPKDGSLR
- a CDS encoding TadE family protein, producing MSGTPRAERGAAVVDFVLVSVLLTAIFLALVQLGLVLHVRNTLISCASEGARAGARADALPGEAEARTRSLVGASLSERYARSVRARESTVSGVRVVEVEVVAPLPVLGLLGPEGRLGVVGRAFREDQ
- a CDS encoding type II secretion system F family protein, with protein sequence MSDLARTGALLGLVAGLGLLLVWVRLPRNRRRGLSDRVLPYLRDTPRPSRLLEDRPVGGALATVAAPVLRDLGRGVDRVLGGAASVRSRQLRAGGAADVDRFRAEQVLWGIGAAVVAATSSILLAVARGGSVVTVLLLTAIGFGLGVTGADYLLTLRAERRERRMLAEFPTVAELLALAVGAGEGAVGALERVCRLSQGELAAELRRCLADARAGANLPTALQGLADRSGLPSLRRFVDGIVVAVQRGTPLADVLRAQAQDVREEGRRSLMEAGGKKEIAMMVPVVFLILPVTVLFLVFPGYTFFRFTI
- a CDS encoding FtsK/SpoIIIE domain-containing protein, yielding MEIRATVHVPRRAEAVEVAVRWSGAATAGDLEDAVARCLGVSVPGLLHDGAPVATTARVGSPPLLHGASLVVADPSAPPDASLPRPPGPLRAAAPAAVLLATVAGPDAGRSVPLRPPGLSIGRSAGADLQLADASLSRVHCRIEADPSGVRVRDVGSTNGLTVDGRRVEGAVEVDTTSEIGIGASVLRLRRAAPPGPPRRHPGDGTARVVPATAPAPRRRAPTLTAPPAPTAPPRARLPWVAALAPLPIVLVLAVVVGPQVLAFALLGPVVLLSTGLGDRVGGRRRHRHALADHDLALARHRDTVAAAIAAERRLRLAEHPDAHEVLQTAEQGGPGLWSRVEGPVLRLGLGRVEADLTVVGPEGQESHPGLEATPVRLDLGSVGSLHVVGAPEDTAPVLRHLVGQVVTGHGPRSVSVRVLAADGTDWTSLGLLPHAQGCGRTLLVIPDATAPGAAEAAGSTVQDGGMCLSAGPVAPGAGAVLSHRGGGRFRLAREPSEPEVGTDLVPDGTCAGWLDRVVRALAPLREDGAGASLLPSTVTLAELTGLDGDPDTVLRRWATSTAPTATLGLDADGPWRLDLRRDGPHVLVGGTTGSGKSELLRTLVTGLALDSPPDDLTMILVDFKGGAAFGPCIDLPHVVGLVTDLDAQLVDRMLLSLSAELRRRERVLAELGAADLDTARRGRPSSGEPLPRLVVVVDEVRALVDEHPDAVAALVRLAAQGRSLGIHLVLATQRPTGTLGSEVQANVSLRIAFRVRDRGDSSLVVESDDAALIPASLPGRGVRRGGDGVLRPFQAALVAPARTTAPVVEVHAVDPSSGGAHGHHGDGDGALPAHPPGGLRTQPSTTTRDDEVRAVVDLVRRAAQALGSAPPRRPWLPPLPAVAPLAHHPHGVVALVDEPDRQRRSTWGWSADVAGWRVTGASGSGRTTALRTLVLAALAAEPALTEVQVIAPPGLEDLMMLPAVGSVVDPGDPSAVDALLTHLEDSTRGERGRRVLLVVDGVDRLDDDASTASARERLLRLLRDTPVTGLLSGGRELLRPTWSALGGETLLLGRPDVLDAALLGLPVVPVSSTPPAGRGCRPREQREAQVLLAAPADVAAAAGRSSGLTPPWTYRPFPPSVTRTAVLDRVEAAEPDALLLGLAGAQALPWGWRPGHHGRLLLVTGRVRSGRSGCLRVLARSATDAGRPVVLVVADPRVACARTDPGTRSWEVLGPDDTDRLVALRTRHPDLLVLVDDAHLLDDAPVRPALEEIASLVDRDAGALAVTSPARTLAARVRGLDVVAARRGTALLLRPGPDDAALVGASRAAVTRAVGGPPGRGLLVVDGESTPLQVIDDGAVETGSLPAGRGEDATGAA
- a CDS encoding type II secretion system F family protein yields the protein MTGLLPGLAFGVGVFLVWWSCWVPEPGERRRASTVGPLEVLRDEVVQAGFRGLRVGTLLAACGVAFVLVLALGWFVVGVLPIAVCFAAMAGALPLLLVRRRARRRRAVLRDLWPEAVDNIVSAVRAGMALPEALAQLGDRGPEELREPFRRFAEDYRLTGRFSDCLDRLRERLSDPVGDRLIESLRIAREVGGSDLGRLLRTLSGFLREDARTRAELETRQSWTVNAARLAVAAPWAVLAMMSTRPESVQAYATSLGAAVLAVGAAVTALAYWVMMRIGRLPEDQRVLR
- a CDS encoding pilus assembly protein gives rise to the protein MQRAESGSAVVELVMLGVLLLLPLVYLVFMLARVQAGAFTVSQAAREAGRAYVTSDVGEDALARARAAARISFLDQRFEDTGTLTIACDGSPCLRPDGRVETTATVRVPLPLVPAFLEDALPLSVPVSASQVSTVDRFRVLP
- a CDS encoding FCD domain-containing protein, with the protein product MATPPRSAPGRRPPTPGLHAGVLDALGAEIVSGAAPEGSVLRIDRLDERFGVSRSVVREAVRVLSAMGLVETRRRVGVLVQPRSAWNVFDPTVIRWRLDGPGREEQLLSLGELRRGVEPVAAGLAAQRATGEQCARMAAAVMEMQVQAKARDLVAYLAADQDFHRAMLEASGNEMLAALAGVVDEVLAGRTHHDLMPARPNPDAIRLHSEVAQAIGAGDAVAASSAMAAIIDEASAALRATTPDA